The following DNA comes from Pyxidicoccus trucidator.
TGCGTGCTCGGGGTTCGTGCCAGTCATCCCGCCGCGCTCACCAGACCTGGGACGGGGAGAGCCTGTAGGCCGAGGTGCCGTTGCCGAGCTCGCCGTCGTCGTTGTTACCCCAGGCCTCGAGTGTCCCATCGGAAGACACCGCGAAGGTGTGGGCGGCCCCCGTTGCAATGGCCACGACCTCCGTGAGGCCCTGAACCTGCCCGGGCGACAAACGCGAGCTGAAGGTTCCATCGCCGAGCTGGCCCGAGGAGTTGAAGCCCCAGCTCCAGACCGTGCCGTCCAGCTTCAGGGCCACCACGTGACTGCTCTTGGCGGACAGGGCGCGCACGCCGCCGAGGCCGGGCACCGGGCCAGGCGTCAGCCGGGAGGCGGTCGTCCCATCTCCCAACTGGCCGGCGCCATTGTTGCCCCAGGCCCAGACGGTGCCGTCGGCCTTCAGCGCCAGCGAGGAGCTGTTGCCCGCGGCCAGGGCCGTCACGCCGGTGAGAGCGGACACCGGGTGGGGTGTCCGCCGGGTGGTTCTCGTCCCATCGCCCAGCTGTCCCTGGCTGTTGGAGCCCCAGGCCCAGACGGTGCCGTCGGCCTTCAGCGCCAGCGAGTAGCCGATGCCGGCTGACAGGGCCACCACGCCGGTGAGGCCGGGCACCTGGCCTGGCACCGGCCGGTTCGTGTTCGTCCCATCCCCCAACTGGCCCGTGTCGTTGAAGCCCCAGGCCCAGACGGTGCCGTCCGCCTGGAGTGCCAGCGAGTGGTTGATGCTCGCGGACAGGGCCGTCACGCCGGTGAGGCCTGGCACCTGGATGGGCGCCGGCCGGAAGGTCCTCGTCCCATCTCCCAACTGTCCCTGGCTGTTGGAGCCCCAGGCCCAGACGGAGCCGTCGGCCTTGAGCGCCAGCGAGTGGCTGAAGCCCGCGGCCAGGGCCACCACGCCGGTGAGGCCGGGCACCTGGCCAGGCACCCACCGGGAAAGGTCCGTCCCATCCCCCAACTGTCCCTGGCTGTTGGAGCCCCAGGCCCAGACGGAGCCGTCGGCCTGGAGCGCCAGCGAGTGGTCGCCGCCAGCCGCCAGTGCCCGGCTGTGGGTGAGCTGCGAGGGAGTCGGCCGGGTGTATCGGGGCGGAATTCCGTCGCCGACCTGCCCGGAGTCGTTGAAGCCCCAGGCCCAGATGGAGCCGTCGGACTTGAGCACCAGGGAGTGGGAGTCGCCAGCGGCCAGGGCCACTCCTCCCGTGAGGCCAGGCACCTGCGTCGGCACCACCTGGGGCCGGGAGTTCCGGGTTCCATCCCCCAACTGGCCGTAGGCGTTGCGGCCCCAGCCCCAGACGGAGCCATCGGCCTTGAGCGCCAGCGAGTGGTCGCCGCCCGTGGCCAGGCCCACCACGCCGGTGAGGCCCGGCACCAGACCCGGCACCGGCCGGGAGGTGGTCGTCCCATCCCCCAGTTGGCCGAAGTCGTTGTAGCCCCACATCCACACGGAGCCGTCGGCCTTGAGCGCCATCGAATGAAAGCCGCTCGCGGACAGGGCCACCACTCGGGTCAGGCCGGGGACATGGACAGGCACCCGCCGGTCCGTGTTCGTCCCGTCGCCCAGCTCGCCATCCAAGTTGGAGCCCCAGGCCCAGACGGAGCCGTCGGCCTTGAGCGCCAGCGAGTGGTTGGCGCCCGCGGCCAGGGCCACGACGCCAGTGAGGTCCGGCACCTGGACAGGCTCCAACTGGGAGTGGTCCGTCCCATCCCCCAACTGACCGGAGAAGTTGCCGCCCCAGGCCCACACGGTGCCGTCCTCCTTGAGTGCCAGCGAGTGGAAGCCGCCCGCGGCCAGGGCCACCACGCCGGTGAGGTCAGACACCCGGGCAGGGGTCGGCCGGTGGGTGGTCGTCCCATCGCCCAGTTGGCCCTCGAAATTGGAGCCCCAGGCCCAGACGGAGCCGTCCTCCTTGAGTGCCAGCGAATGAAAGCTGCCTGCCATCAGGGTCCGCACGCCCGTGAGGCCGGGCACCTGGGTGGGCGCCATCCGGTTCGTGGTCGTCCCATCGCCCAGTTGGCCGAAGAAGTTGTAGCCCCAGGCCCACACGGTGCCGTCTTCCTTCAGCGCCAGGGAGTGCTCGGAGCCCGCCGTCACCGACACCCGCGCCAGCAGGGCGAGCGCGTTCCCCTGGGTCTCCAGCCCCGGGGCGGGCTCCTCTCGCAGACACGCGGAGGCTCCCAGGAGCCCACACACCAGCCAGAAGACTCTCAAGACAGCAGACCCGACGCGCTTGCTGACTTCCATGGACATACCTCCGGAACAACAGCTTGCACGAATTGCACCGGAAACGCTGCTCACAGGGCGCGAAAGCCCCTGCCGGGTGCCAGGGAGCGGCTCCCCGGTGCTACGGAACCGAGACATCGTCAGGCGGGCATGTCATTACGCCCGTGCCTCGCTCGGGGGATGGCGGGTCGAGCTCCGGAACGAGCCGCCGAGCCCCCCGCCTGGCCTGCCGGAACCCGTTGCTGCCGCATGAATCACGGAGGCGATTGCTGCGCACACGCTCATTCCGCAGTATGGATGCCTCAACTGATGTCCGGACGCGTCGCCGCTGGCTGTAGGGGCTGGCGCACGCCTCGCTCGCATCCCGCGCCCTGGCGATGGACGCGGGCTTGCTGCGAGCCAAGGAGAATCCCAAGATGCATGCACCTCGGCCGCTCGGCGAGCTCCAGGTCGGCGAGTTCGTCGTCGGCTTCTGGCTCTTCACCCATCGGCGTCGTGTCCACCTCGGCGTGTTCGACCTTGATCGCCGCGAGTTCCGCAGCACCCTGACGTTCGCGCGCCTCGAAGCCGATGGGCAGGCCACGCCAGTGCGGCGCATCGAGAACGAGGATGCGAGCATTCGTGCTGTCGATGCGCGGGTCGTCGGTCCGGACATGCGCTTCGTGCTCGAGCTCAATCGGGGCGTTCCGCTGCAGCTGACCCGCACGGCCCTCGAACCGTTGCTCGAGCCCGCCGGGCCGCCGCTGACGTTCAGTCCCGCTCGTCCGCTCGGTCCCTGGCCGCAACTGGACGCGCGCATCCAGCTCGACATCGGTGAGCAGTGGAACGTGGCGGACAGCCTGAGGCCGGAGCAATGGTTGTTCAATCCACGCTTCTCGCCGGGCGCTCCGACGGCATCGATGAGCGTCAACACCGCCGATGGCCAGACCCTGCTGCTGACCGATGAGGGCGCGCCCGCCGGCCTCCTGTCCGACGCGGCGCTGCCGCAGTGGTGGGACCGGCCTGCGCTGCGCGTCGTCGCGTTTCAACGCATGGCCAGGGCCTACCGGCCGTTCTTGGCGCTGTCGCGCTATTCAGCACCGAAGCTGATTCCCCCCAGCGAACTGTGGGTGGTCGACGCCAGCACCGCGCCGCGCAGTCTCTCGGCCGAGTGCAAGCTCGGAGCGGTGATTGGCTTCGCACTCGCGGAGGGCCCGCGCGGCGAGCCCTGGCTGCTGGCGCTGACACGCGCCAGGGCCGGCGTGGTCATCAGTGCGCTGGCACGCGCCGCCAAGGGCTGGGCGATGGTCCACGAATGGCCCGTCGACGCACTGGCGACGCGTATCGTGGCCCTGTGGCACGACGACGCCTGGCACATCGTGTTGGGCCATGGCGAGCCGGCCACCTCGCTGCACTACCTGCGTCGATGACCGGCACCCGAGCTGGAGTTGCCCCCGTCAAATCGGACAGCTCAGGGTTGAGAGTTGGCAGTCGCCTCGGCCTGCTCGCGGGCGCTGCCACGCGCCTCCGGGTGCACGGAGAGCAGCCGGGACACGAGGCCGCTCAGCTCCTCGCCGCGGCGAGCGTTGACGGCTTGCGGCGGCC
Coding sequences within:
- a CDS encoding RCC1 domain-containing protein — translated: MEVSKRVGSAVLRVFWLVCGLLGASACLREEPAPGLETQGNALALLARVSVTAGSEHSLALKEDGTVWAWGYNFFGQLGDGTTTNRMAPTQVPGLTGVRTLMAGSFHSLALKEDGSVWAWGSNFEGQLGDGTTTHRPTPARVSDLTGVVALAAGGFHSLALKEDGTVWAWGGNFSGQLGDGTDHSQLEPVQVPDLTGVVALAAGANHSLALKADGSVWAWGSNLDGELGDGTNTDRRVPVHVPGLTRVVALSASGFHSMALKADGSVWMWGYNDFGQLGDGTTTSRPVPGLVPGLTGVVGLATGGDHSLALKADGSVWGWGRNAYGQLGDGTRNSRPQVVPTQVPGLTGGVALAAGDSHSLVLKSDGSIWAWGFNDSGQVGDGIPPRYTRPTPSQLTHSRALAAGGDHSLALQADGSVWAWGSNSQGQLGDGTDLSRWVPGQVPGLTGVVALAAGFSHSLALKADGSVWAWGSNSQGQLGDGTRTFRPAPIQVPGLTGVTALSASINHSLALQADGTVWAWGFNDTGQLGDGTNTNRPVPGQVPGLTGVVALSAGIGYSLALKADGTVWAWGSNSQGQLGDGTRTTRRTPHPVSALTGVTALAAGNSSSLALKADGTVWAWGNNGAGQLGDGTTASRLTPGPVPGLGGVRALSAKSSHVVALKLDGTVWSWGFNSSGQLGDGTFSSRLSPGQVQGLTEVVAIATGAAHTFAVSSDGTLEAWGNNDDGELGNGTSAYRLSPSQVW